GTTCTGAATGTTTTGAGTACAGAGCCTATTCAGCGGCTCAAGTACATCAGGCAGTTGGGGGTAGCGTTCTTCGTCTATCCAGGTGCCGATCACAGTAGGTTTTCACATTCACTGGGCGTCTACCACTTGGCTCGTCGAGTTCTGAACCAGATTCATGAGGATGATTCAGAAAGGAGGAAAATCATACAACTTGCTGCTCTGTTGCATGACACAGGGCACGGACCATTTAGCCATCTTTTCGAAGCCGCGCTAAAAGAGGTAAAATACGCACATTTCGAGAAACACGAAAAGTGGACGAACAGGATTGTTATGGAGCATCCGCAAGTGCTCCAAGTGCTTGGAGAATCCATGTGCGGGCACGTGCGAGATGTGATAGCGGGCTTCTACAAGCCGCAGTATCTTGGTTCCATAGTCAACTCCCAGCTCGATGTAGACAGATTCGATTACATGTTGCGTGATTCTCATATGACAGGCGTCCATTACGGAAAGTTCGACCTTACGTGGATGCTCAGGAATCTCTCGAGGCAAAGCTATGAAGAGCTTGACGCCGACGGAGAAAAGGTGCCGGTAGATAAGATCGTGATAGATGGAAGGCGGGGATTAGGCAGCCTTGAAACCTACTTGCTTGGGAATTTCTACTTATATGCGCATGTTTACTATCACAAGACTGTTCAAGCAGCAGAAGGAATGCTCGTTAAGATACTCCGGCGAGCAATCGACTGTGCGAAAGAAGATGCGAAACGCACATTCCTTCCCTCCGTTCTCGCCAAGATTGGCGCCAATGAGAAACTCGAGCTTGATGAGTATTTGCAGTTGAATGATTTTGTGGTCTTGACTTGGATACATGAATGGGGCAAGAAAGAAATTGACACCATTCTTCAGGACCTGTGCAGGCGGTTTCTGCAGCGGAAACTCTTCAAGGCGCGTTTGGTCACTGATCTCGGGGGG
This sequence is a window from Candidatus Zixiibacteriota bacterium. Protein-coding genes within it:
- a CDS encoding HD domain-containing protein, with the protein product MAANESPNGTQSQHQVESSSEARPEQHGVSTEAGPLTPVRDLTKNPKFIRDPIHDLIQIDDQMVLNVLSTEPIQRLKYIRQLGVAFFVYPGADHSRFSHSLGVYHLARRVLNQIHEDDSERRKIIQLAALLHDTGHGPFSHLFEAALKEVKYAHFEKHEKWTNRIVMEHPQVLQVLGESMCGHVRDVIAGFYKPQYLGSIVNSQLDVDRFDYMLRDSHMTGVHYGKFDLTWMLRNLSRQSYEELDADGEKVPVDKIVIDGRRGLGSLETYLLGNFYLYAHVYYHKTVQAAEGMLVKILRRAIDCAKEDAKRTFLPSVLAKIGANEKLELDEYLQLNDFVVLTWIHEWGKKEIDTILQDLCRRFLQRKLFKARLVTDLGGREYADKRDEVKNLLSAKGFDPHYYLVEAEPTRLAYKDFFFLKGAGKALDEVYFVDSDGRVKPFSSISKYEVSKAIRDVTLDEKFFIVPDEIEL